The sequence below is a genomic window from Prinia subflava isolate CZ2003 ecotype Zambia chromosome 11, Cam_Psub_1.2, whole genome shotgun sequence.
CTGTCCTGCACACAGCATGACCTCCTTGGGCTGGCAGCCCTTGCCAGGGTCAGACCCTGCCAATCCTCTTCATTCCAGCACATTGGTCATGGCTTCTCTGTGGGATGGGTGAAGGAAGCACACAAGGTGGAGCCTGGGTGGTaatttccctgctgtttttgcacagcacaaaattatttttgactTGAGCTCCCACCCCTGGGTGAGCCGCCTCTGTGTGCGCAGGAAGGTTTCCTGAagttctttctcctcctcttcatctctcACTATGTGTCAGCCTCCACATTCCTCCCTCTTCCAGCCAAGGGAGAAAGTGCCCACATTGCCCATAAGGACCCTCCTTGGCCCACAtgagccccgttcctgctgggacatccaTCCCTTCCTTTGACACGGGTCATCCCATACCCCGGTGGCTCCACCTTGCCAGCAGTCCCTGGAAGGGGCAGAAAGGGACATTCAGCCCCGAACTCCATGCAGGACTGCAGAGAGGAACGTCTCCTCAGCAGTGGGGATGCTGTGCCCATGGGCACATCAAGGTTTGCAGGACAGATGAACTGGCGTCTAAGCAACAGGGCAGGATTCTAAACACTTCTCCCTGCTTACTTCATACTGAGGCTTTTTCCCACTCTAAAGACTTCCCTCATTTTCTCCTGTGCTGAACACACCCAATTATTTTCCATCAGtcatttttttcaggaaatttttgctcttttctccAGGTCATCAGGGTGAATTCAATTTTTAATCCTCCACCCAAACAGCCCCTATACCTTTCTTCAACAACATCTTGCTTTCATGTGAGCCAGGCTTCCCCAGAAAATCTCTGCTGGATGTGTCTGCTGCATGAGCTATTGATAACTGCTCATGGGATAGAGCTTCTCGAGAATCCATCCACCCACAGTGGCAGAATTTCCCATTTCCTCATTTGCTTATGAGAATGCAATGTAAGGCAGCACACAGATAGCATCACTCCCACTTTCCCTGTGGCGCCCAGTCTGTCACCCtaatgaagagaaaatgaggATGGTTTGACACAAGTTCCGGCTAAATCTGTGTTCtaagccccagcactgccctgtcgGTGCTTGCCACTTGGTGGTAATTTGTTCCAGCAGTTTTCTGGGTACTGAGGCAGGTTGACTCATCTAGAATTTCCCAGATCCTCTCTTTTCCACTTGCATGAAGCAGATGGTGAATTGGGCATTGGTATCCTCCTGGGACATGGCTCCGTGAcagctctctgtgcctcagtcCCCCTCCAACCTTGATGCAGCTGACAGTGCATGGTTCTCACTCCATTGTGGTGAAATCCACCAGCTCTAGGAACAAGCAATGGCTACAGGTTCCCTTCCAGGCTGGCCTgtctgcacagcagagcccttGGAGCAGAAGGGTACACCTATCTAAGGGTGGATTTGAGGAAAGGGAGATCCGTTCCTCTGGAAATGGGGATATGCCCAAGCTGGACTGTAGAGAGGGCACATTGCTCCATCATCCTAGATTTCTGAGATGGAGAGGGATGTTGAGCAATGGAGAGAGATTTAAGGGGGCAAATGGATGTGAAGATGTGGGCAGGCATCACCCCATATGGGTTTAGGTTCCTTGTTTACCTGGTGAGCCTCATGATGGTCCCTCCAGGCATAAGGAGCGAGCTCAACCCCCTCCAACAaggctctgctccagtgccatgggcagtgGGTTTGGTCTTGGGACAGAGAAGCAGGCAGGCACAagggccctgcctggccctcCAAGCCCCATGCACCAGGATCTGGACTGCCAGCTCCCTCACTGAGCATCACATCCCACCAACGGgaagaagagagaggagaagaaacTCTGGAGACAACTCAAAGCAAAACTAGAGAAAGCAGAATGAGGGCGGTAGGAGGAAACACAGATACTCCCTAAGGCTACAACAGCTCAGTGACAGGTAGGGTGAGACTCTCAGTGGGACAGGATGGAGATGTCATGGACCCAGACCCCTCAGGACACAtcagagctgtgcagcctggCCATGGTTAGGGGTCCAGGCAGCCTGTGCAGCAGCCCACACCCTACCCTACCCCCCCACCACCAACCACAGCACCCACCAGTTCCCTCCAGCCTTTCTCTTCCAGGAACAACAGACACTTTCCCAGACAGTCAAGGCCATGGCAATGCTCCCGCACCACAGTTCCTGACAGACCAGTCCCACCCATAAGCCATCTCATGAACCCAGGGGACAAATAACCCACATGCCTGATGCATCACCTCCAGTCTAACTTCTCCTAACCAAAAACCTCCGACACATCCCAGTGACAGTGCTCACTTGGAACTGACCCTACTGCCCTGCAGCCTGACCACCCCTTCTCCCCTCAGCATCTGCAATGCCCTGGTGGTCAGGAATGGTGCCTTGCTGCTCCATGGCATAGTTCTCCTCAAAGACACGGCTGCAAAGTGCAGGAAAGGATTTCTTTCCATCTTCATCTGCCTGCCCAGTTTTCCCAAGACATCGTTTATGAGTTCAGGTTTCTTGAAGAGATGCTTGATCACATGTTGTTCCCAACCACCTTTAATCAAGGCTGGGGTGTATaaggagccaggctggctctCAGGCATCATGTAGGAGGCTTTTGCTTGCTTGAGTATAGCCCAGGCATGCTGCCACACATCCAGCTTTCTGCAGATGCTAACAGGgatcagccccagctctctgaGATCTCCCAGAGGGCTCTGGCCAGTCCCCATCATCAAGACCCTAACGTGGGACCAGGCTGAGGCTCTCCAGAGGGCTCAGCTGGTGTGTGGTCTCAGGGGGCTGACGAAGCATTTTGGCACTGAGGGGGTGTCAGCCACTCCTCGGGGAGCGCTGGGTGCCTGCGGTTGGAAGCGGTTGCTTTAACTGCCAGACCCCTCTGTACAGGAAACACCgcagctccagcacccacagcctccCCCTGGCTGGTCCtgggtcccagcacagcagaagctGAACCACAGGGAAGGGGAGCCTGAGGGGATGTGTGTCTGTGGGGGCTGGTGTTTGGTACAGTAGCTGCACAAATCTGGGGGTGTGCACACAAATTTGTCTGGTGAGTTGTTTGCACGTCTGTGTGTTCATGAGCATTTGTGTGTGCTTGCACATGTGTGCACAAAGAGCTCCTGCACACTAACACACTGGACTCCCCATTCCCAAGAGGGATGCTGGGGTGGGGGGCCTGACAcccagctcagggcactgctggtttggggatgctcagccagcacagccagtgccatGCCATGTGCAGGGGAGCATAGCTCATCTCTGTTAGTGCTGCGCATCCTGAGCTCCAAGCAGGGAGGGGAGATGGTGTCTGGCAGCCTGAAGAATCCCACCACTCACCCCACACATCCTGAGGCCCCATCCTTCCTCCCTGCAAGGATTGCAGCCAGGCTGATGGGGATTGGAggggcacaggcactgctgcagtcTGGATGCTCTCCCATCCCAAATGGCAGTAGGAGAAGCTTTTTCTACACCTCCAACCCCACCGGATGGCTTGGGAGCCTCTGGTCAGCTGCAGACCACCAACCAACCAGAGAGGAAAGGactcagccccagctgcaccTGGAGGAGTCATAGCTGCAGCCAAGGGGTGCAGGAAGTGCTGAAGATCTGGCACCTCTGCTGCCTGAGAGGTAGGATGGAAAATATGAAGCAGGGGTCCACCCTCTCAATGATGTCAGTGCCGTGTCTGACgggaaagcaaaacacaaaactgCTGACTGAGCTCCCActttcccactgcagctgcctcctgcctcaGTCTTCTGGGCCCTGCTGGTCACAGCAGGTCtctgacagagctgctggggcaaggagcagagctgaTGCTGACAAAAAGCCCTGACAGGCTGAACCATGAACTGGTGTGAGTGAGTGGCTTGGGAGTTACAGCACTGCCCGTGGAGGCTACTGGGAGccttcagcagcactgggggcCAAAGGGGGCACCACATCCACTGTCCTACCCTGAAGACAGTTGTAAGCTATCCCAAATGGATATTTATCCCATGTAGTCCCCTCTGGAAGTTTCTCATGGACTTTCCAGTCCCCACAGAGTATAAAATATGGTGCCTGGCTTGCCTCACCCCTTCCCCCAGCAACCAGCTTGGCTCCCACAAGACTGTGTTGGTTTTACTGGGGGCAAGGGAGAAAGAAACCTGTTGACAGTCTGCCAAAGTGTGAGATGCAAGTGACTCTTCTCAGTTTTCACTGAGTTTCACACTCTCCTGGCAAGTCTCTGCTACCTCCAAAGCCACTCCTTACTGGGGTTTCTCCTCTGTCAAGCAGCTGTCACTTCTTTCTGTTCTGGTTTCTGGCAGGTAGCACATCTCTTTCAAGAGAGAAAGTGGAAGTTTGAAGCCAAAAAAGCTGCACTGAGCACCACACTGTGAGCTTTGCCCTGGCTGATGGCAGCCAgacccctggcacagcagggatgcTCATGCCCATGGACTGGGTGAGTGCCCCTAGACAAGCCTGATTAAGAGGGAGTGTTTGTTTGCAGCCATCCCTGGGTGACCAGCTCAGACAGGGGCAAGGAGAAAACAAGCATCAACCTCTCTAAATTCTAAAGAGTAGCTTTGTGGAAGTGCAGCTTGCATATCTCACGGAGAGGCCCGGGAACCACAAGAGATGCTGccacctcccagctctgccccgcACTGCAAGAGCCGTTATTTGCCTGCCCACGCACTTGCCATCACGAGTCAACAAATCCTCGGATGCAAAACGCTTTATTCACCCCCATGGCCACATCTGACTCCTGCtcggggagggagggacacaggggtAGATTATTCCCCCTCatgcagaggaggaaaatgccTCCTGGAGACAGGCAGAAGACCAGCTGCCTGATTCCCAGGGATTTCTGAATAGGGGTACATagggcagcctctgctccaaGCAAGGAGAAGCTTGCAAGAAGCCTTGGGCTCCTGTGAGCAGCATCTCACAGGATTCACCCCTGTTCTGACTTCCAGCATTTTCTTCAAGAGTCATGCTATGATAGTTGGTTCAGactgcagggaagcagcatGGCTACTCCAGAGAGCACTGGGTAGAAAACTGAGGCATAATGTAAATCACCTTTGGGACAGACATGTTGGCAtcactgctctgccccagcccatcctccctgccctgagtgaagaggcagcacctggagcacagcagggacctTCCTCATCCTGTGGTAGCCACCCCATGGCCACAATAACAGAACTGTTCAATACCGACTCCAGCAGCAGCGTCTCTCTTGCTTTAGTCCTGATACACTGGATTTTTCCCAGAGTGAGGgactgggcagcctgttcctgtcCACACTCTGGTGAGGAGGGCCCtggcctcagcagggctgtgagggcagCTGTCGAGTCCTCTCATCCAGGAGTTTCTTGCCGCGCTCTGGCGTGACAGGTTTCTCCTCAGGGAAGATGATGGTGGCGTATTCAGTCTGCTCAACCGGCCAAGACTTGGGGggcactgggctgtgctggtcCCTCTGAAACTCCAGCACACCATAGTCTACAGTGGATACGGACACCATGGGGggcttctcttccttctgcaagGGAACCCCATCGTGGTGGTTCAACATCCAAGGTCCCACCATCCCCAGCACAAGCCCCTTCTACAGCAAGTGCCAAAATAAGCTCCGAAGCATGGTGGGAGGGTGAGGGTGACACACAGCAGAAAGATGCACAGACCTGGGGTAGAACATGCACAGAGGAGCCACATCATGAGCCTTGGGGTCTCAGTTCTCTGCCTCTGCAGGCGGGCTGGACTCTGCCTGTCTGGCCATGGAAAGCAGGGCTGTGCTAGGAGCCCTTTTCCCACCTCTCCATTTGGCTCCAAGGTGCAGGAGAAGAGCCTAGGGCTGAGTTTGCTCAGGCCAGAGAGGAGAGGGCAAGGGCCAACCTACTCAGTGCCTTTTGTCACCTAATGAATGGGGTTGGAGAGAAGACAGAGACTGATCCCTTCTAGAGGTGCCTGGCtaaagagacaggaaaataggcaccagctgcagcaaaataaattttagctTGATATATTGGAGGGAAACATCCTCCAGTTTTCTACAGCAACACAATCCACTGTCAAAGATAAGCCTGCTTTGAAGCAGAATTGGACTAGAGAGTCCCATCCTATCTTGGgtagttttattttgattttgtgaTGGGGCTGTGCTTCTGCAGGTGCAGAAAAGCAGTTATAGCTGTGCAGAAAAGatcaagcagcagcagagaagacaGAATAAGTGAGATGCTTGTGAAGAGCTGACAAAGGAAGGCCCAGCACCTTCCTGACCCCAGCAATGCCACGgtgctctcctgcagcacagcagggtgaCGGGCAGAAAACTCACCGCTGGCATGTTTTCACTCAGTGGTTTCTGCACATCTGCAAAGTAACACACTTGGTTAGAGGATGTTTGTGTGCCACGTAAGCTGgcctgttggagtctagaacatccctctggccaccctggagggtttggagaccggacaggggggtctgggatctgtacaggggggtcagttagacccacacaggtcccaggaggacactgcctctgatccctgtccatgggagtgaacactcacatgcaggaagaatcacaaatcctaagaatttgaaataagtagtggatggtttattatagaatataaatatagaaattaggattcttagcatatggggctgaggagacaagatggaggaattggggagtggcccctgtcttccttgttcttgttctcgtcccccatcttgtgctgagttgggttttagagattggtttagagtagaactgacatgttagtataggtaataggtattggtaaaattttgtaaataaagaatacgtctcggacagtggttgggtcaggggtactgtacataaggtacggggctctctggtccgcccagtctgccgcatgtcctgctctgctggggatgccttgcagagctgagaaagaactaagataaggtaccctgccagggaagtgcctggcagagttgaaaaaggactgagataatgaagaataaacaaccttggaaatgtgcaccggcagactcaacgtgtcgtctctacctctggtgtgtaacacttagggcaaagagaagactgaaaaccttattacccctgggaacagcaacccaggggaaactcccagagaacagcaaccctgggggaacccttattaccttggggaacagcaaccccaaggagaatctcagggaaacaataaccttgagactggcccagccctgcccgtgtcctAAAGAGCAATGGACACCACAATCTTTTCACCACACATCCTCCTTGTCCACAGGGTCTAACACCCTGAGCATTACAAGGACAAGTGAGACTCACCAAACCAGCTCACAGTCTAGGGTTTAATTTGGATTAGTAGAGTGCAGCAGAATTATCTGTGAGAGTCTCTGGGTGCCTGTGGCATGTTCAGGCaatgccctgtgctgcagcagggtgaggtGCTCCAAAGGTACCTGGGCAAGGTGCATGGGAGGGATTCAAGTGCACCATTAAGGCACCACACTAATGAGTGGTGTAGAGCAAGTGCACATGATCTGGGGGCTCTACAAAGGGCAAGCAGGACTCAAAGCACCCCTCTCCCCCGGCATGGATCTCCATCTGTCCCACAGGGGTGTGCCACAGCACATTGAACCAGCACATTGAACCAGTCCAGGCATCCCAGACAGCTGCAGACATCTATGTGGCTGACCCCAGGTCCCAGACTGGGTTTGCATGGCCTCCAGGGGAGTCATACCTCCTCTCCTGTAGGTTAAGGTGAGGTAGCCGAAGATCAGCAGCACAACCACTCCAGCCAGCAGGAGGATGCCCAGGAGCATGGCCTTGACGTGCTCTGAGGAGTTGCCTTCCTCCATCTTCGGCTCATCAGTGGCATTCACCTGGGGGGCTGCTGCAATAGCCATTCAAAaaagagggaacaaaacagCGGGTCAGGAGTGTAACATGGCCTCTACAGTACTTGtaaaaggcagcaggggaacGTGGGGACTGTCCTTAGAAAGGGCTCAGTGCCAGATAGGCTGTCATAGTCCCATTACTCCTCCAGGGTGCaaaggagaggggacagggcagggctgtgctctcctgACCCATGTCAGGTCCTCTGCCAGCAGGTTACTGCCTGCCTTAAGGCCTGGAGCTACAAGGGGCTTGGGACCCATCCCCTGGGCTGACCTGTGACTATCAGCTGGGACCGGGTGCTCTCCATCACTTTATCGGGCTCAAAGAAGGTGATCAATCCACAGTAGTAGAAGCCTGAGTCATTCTGGTGGAGGTTGAGGATCTCAATCTCAAAGACAGGAGTGCGGTTGATGAGCCGGTACTTGTCTGTCTCTGTCACGGGATTGTATCGGCTGATCTCAGCAGTTTTTTGGGCTTGGCTGTGGTTAGTCTCCTTGTACCAGTTGAGGCTGTACTCTGACCCAGAGTCTTTCTCCATGCAGATATTGCAGAAGAAGGTGGCTTTGTCACCTTCAGGGTGAGTTAACACTGCTGGGAAGATGGTCACTGTTTGGGAGAGAGGAAACAAGGAGCAGGCATGGTTACAGCAGGCACAGGTCTCAGAAACAGCCACACCCCAGTGTGGGAGCCAGGGATGCAAGCCCGGTCCACATCATCACTGTGGGACATGGGCAGGTACATCAGCCTATGCATCTCCCACTCCAAATGTGtgcctgctggctgcagagggactcTCAGAGGTAGTAACTGTACTGTGAAATGGTTTCAGCAGACCAAATTGTGCTCTGGGCTACCTAAAATTAGCACTGAACACCTGTACTGGGGAAAACAGACTTTGGGggttgtattatttttaaatatatgctGTATTTTAATGTCTGAGTCATCCTCTCTCCAGCTGAGGCTGACTCTGAAAatgagcagagggacagagcccCAGACTGGGGCAGTGTCCTGTGGTGCAGCCCATCACCTGGATGCTCTGGCTCTCCCCTCTATTCCATGCTGGGagctcagagcaggcaggggctgcccatAGCAGAGTATTTGTCATCTCCAGCCTGAGACCACCTGACAGGGCAGAACAGCCTGGAGCTCATAGTGCCATGCCTTTCCAGGGACCTGTTGCCTCCTTATGTGTGTGTGGGCAGCCAGGCCCTGGGGCTCCAGCTGGGCTTgccaggctgttcccagcacagaaCCCAGtcagccacagccacaggctCCTCTGCTTTAGcgccagccctgctgcttcaCCTCATTTCCCTGCCCATTATTCCAGAGGGTTCATCCATCCTGCATGATGGGAATACTGCAAACTCGGGCCAGGCACACAGTGTCCTGCTTCAGCCAGTCCTACAGCAAAAcatggcagctgctgcattAATTTCTGTTCAGAGCAATGAAAAATGGGAAGAAGCACTTTTCACATGGGTCACTCGACCAAGCTATTCAACCCACCATGGCTTTGAAAAGTCCCTGTCAAAGGAAATTTGACTTCCCTTTTCAGAAATCACCACcaacagcagccccagggcttgCAGGCTGAGTCAGAAAGTCCCTCCCATGCCTCCAACTCTGGCCTGAGTCCATAAAACCCTAATGTCAGCATCACCAACCAGACAAGGAACTGGAAATTCTGTGAATAAATACAAGATCAGATGAAAAACTGGGCTGAGAAATGGGGGATGAGACCAAAtaggaggagggaggcagagaagTGTCCCAGttcccacaggcagcactgtGGCAGTGTCTACAccaagaaacagaatttttgtttgttttggatttcttgtGTTTAACAGGAAATATTTGGCAGGCTCAGGGTTATATTTCCTACTAGTGCCGCTGCCACCAATGAATGAAGCGTTCGGAGGGCTTCTGAACGTAGAGTTGGGTTTCAATGTTTTCCTGTATCTTCCTAGCTCCAGAGGTAACATCTGCTCCAAGGGACACCCAGCCCTCTGCCCACCCTCAAGGCAAAAAATACATGAATCCACCAAAGGAACAGTGGGCTGGGAAGAAGGGGAGACACAGCTTCACCAGAGCTCTCACTCATCCTGCCCAGACTCACACCTTCCCTTCAACCTCTCCTTCTCCCGAAAAGTTCACCCAGAGTAAGGACCCTGCATCCCTCAGGATCAAGTTCAAACCAGGAGTTGCAGCCCAAGGCGCAGACTGAAGCCTTGAAAGCTAGAAAGAAAAACCCACTGCCAACATCCATAAACTCAACACCAAACTCCAACCACCGTCACTGTGTCACAACACAGCTCTGGTGTCAGCATTGTGAGCTGGGAACCTGTTGTCGTCTCCATTCTTTAATCCCATTTCTGCCCCAAGAATCCCCAACTCCTTTGCTTCAGCTGCACACACCCAAAAGCTTTGGATATTCTGCCTTCTCGATGCCAGACCTAATTTTTAACTACAAAGCTCTCAGCCCTTAGACATTAAATGACATGGCCATGCCCGTGAGCACGCCACACTCCTGTACCTACCCCGGCCGCAGCAGGTCAGCATGggcccacagcagagcaggataGCACAGAGGTCAGCCAGGGCCATCTCCATACTGCCCCATGTCCTCTTCGAGGCACCTGGAGCCATGGTGAGCCgctctgtcccctgcccaggcgggaggtgctgtgctgtgtgtgctgtgcgctccctgctctctctgtgCTTCCTTCCCCACAGCGGCAGCTTGTTCTCTGTCGTACACAAGGGCTGGGTGGAAAGGAAACGTGCCCATCTCTGCCCCAGAGGGAAACCCGGGCTGCCTCCCGCCCCCAGCTTCCTCCCCACGAAGGCAAGGATCTGCTGAGCCAGACCtggccccttccctccctgtgcGCTCCTGTCATGTTCCCACACAGGCACCCAGCTGCCGAAAAGTGGGGACAGGCACCTCTGAGCCTGCACATATTTTGGAGAAAGCTACCAGGGATGGAGGAGGCAGGGACCACAAGGGACATGTCCTCAGCTCTGAGCCTGGCCCATAATTAAAAGCTGTCTTGGGTTCCCAGGCATCCACAGGTGCTCCCACTGGGTGCCCAAGGCAGTGGGGTTGTGGGGCATGGAGCGCTGGGTAGATGGGGTCTGAGCAGCCATGGGGCACCTATTGGTTGGCTGTTCACatcaggatgggatgggagatGAGGAAGAAGGGGAGGATAAATTTTGTCTCCTTAGGTGTGTTTCTTCTCAGATTTGAAGAAAGCAAGAGCaggtgcccagggccagggtGCTGTTATTGGGGTGACATTTGCAAAAGACTTGTGTAATTTTTTGCCATCCCTGGTCCCCACTCACCACACTGACTAATAGTGGCATAGGAAATAACCAGCGGTGAAAGCACGCTCCTCCGCTTCTCTAGAACACAGCCCCGGTGCCCCGCAATTTTGGAAAGTGTCAGGGGAAAATTAATAACTGGGGAGAAGAATGTGATACTAATGATGacttcattatttttctaaGCATTCAGAAACAAGCTGTGGAGCTGGGGCTTGCTCAACTCTCACTTTCAAAAGTGTCCCTGGCAGGCGAGTAGGCTGGGGCAGCCACCCCtaatttcatagaatcatgaaatcacagaacaattgagattggaaaagacctctaagaccATCAAGTTCAGCCATTAACCCAATACAACCAGGATGGCCAAATTGGGACAGCCAAGGAGGGGGTACTGGGCTGGGGCAGACAGGGCTCACCCTGGGAAGGTGTTTCAGTCCAGCCTGTCTCGGTCCACTTTTCCAGAGTCCTCCTGGCATTGCAGCATCACTTCTTTCTcatgagctgctggcactgcttcAGCTG
It includes:
- the PDCD1 gene encoding programmed cell death protein 1 isoform X1; translated protein: MAPGASKRTWGSMEMALADLCAILLCCGPMLTCCGRVTIFPAVLTHPEGDKATFFCNICMEKDSGSEYSLNWYKETNHSQAQKTAEISRYNPVTETDKYRLINRTPVFEIEILNLHQNDSGFYYCGLITFFEPDKVMESTRSQLIVTAPQVNATDEPKMEEGNSSEHVKAMLLGILLLAGVVVLLIFGYLTLTYRRGDVQKPLSENMPAKEEKPPMVSVSTVDYGVLEFQRDQHSPVPPKSWPVEQTEYATIIFPEEKPVTPERGKKLLDERTRQLPSQPC
- the PDCD1 gene encoding programmed cell death protein 1 isoform X2 gives rise to the protein MAPGASKRTWGSMEMALADLCAILLCCGPMLTCCGRVTIFPAVLTHPEGDKATFFCNICMEKDSGSEYSLNWYKETNHSQAQKTAEISRYNPVTETDKYRLINRTPVFEIEILNLHQNDSGFYYCGLITFFEPDKVMESTRSQLIVTAAPQVNATDEPKMEEGNSSEHVKAMLLGILLLAGVVVLLIFGYLTLTYRRGDVQKPLSENMPAKEEKPPMVSVSTVDYGVLEFQRDQHSPVPPKSWPVEQTEYATIIFPEEKPVTPERGKKLLDERTRQLPSQPC